The bacterium genome has a segment encoding these proteins:
- a CDS encoding YceI family protein, whose translation MKKLVLTLLSLAMVPAAFAAKKVKTLAVDKDASTLSWTGEKITGDTHVGTISISEGSLEMKKNKLTGGSFVIDMSSIVNTDVEDKKYNKKLVDHLKSDDFFAVEKHPTAKFVITDVKAKKDGKHTITGDLTIRDKTESISFDADVTQEKDSITAKAEDIKFNRAKFDVKYNSGSFFSVKKLGDKLIKDEIKLDVVLKAKK comes from the coding sequence GTGAAAAAATTAGTTTTAACGTTATTAAGCTTGGCCATGGTGCCTGCAGCATTTGCGGCAAAAAAGGTGAAGACTCTTGCTGTGGATAAAGATGCAAGCACCCTTTCCTGGACTGGAGAAAAAATTACAGGTGATACGCATGTTGGTACCATTTCTATAAGTGAAGGCTCACTTGAAATGAAAAAAAATAAGCTCACTGGCGGTTCATTTGTCATTGATATGTCCAGCATTGTTAATACAGACGTTGAAGATAAAAAATACAATAAAAAATTGGTTGACCATCTTAAATCTGATGACTTTTTTGCCGTAGAAAAGCACCCAACTGCTAAATTTGTGATCACAGATGTTAAGGCAAAAAAAGATGGAAAACACACTATTACAGGTGATTTAACCATCCGAGATAAAACAGAGTCCATTAGCTTTGATGCAGATGTTACACAAGAAAAAGACAGTATCACTGCCAAAGCAGAAGATATTAAGTTCAATAGAGCTAAGTTTGATGTCAAATACAACTCTGGAAGCTTTTTCTCAGTTAAAAAGCTTGGGGACAAGCTCATCAAAGATGAAATTAAATTGGATGTGGTCTTAAAAGCTAAGAAGTAA
- a CDS encoding MATE family efflux transporter, producing MKRKDLTQGPVSGHIIKLALPMMVGVFSIMVFNLIDTYFIGRLGTDALAAISFTFPVVMLVGSISFGMTMAMTSMISRLMGEQKSQKIKQTVSDCLCFALLIVMFISLLGQLSLDWVFESLGAKDHLMPLIRDYMQIWYYSIIFLLIPMMGNGAIRGLGDTLFPAIVMLVAALVNAIFDPILIFGHFGFPAYGIKGAAYATIISRIFTLIAGLIVLHYREKLLVRPFKNMQESLGHVHDLIRLGIPAALNNMIGPISIAIITKMIAQYGPEAIAGFGVASKVESFVTIPLMGIAAGLGPYAGQNYGAHLINRLKQGITFANKSSTVTLLLMGSICVIFAKNISQFFSNNAAVIDSASTYMQWVALSYIFLSFLANTNSSLISMGKPKLALWITILRTLIFYIPLAYVLSSIFELNGIYYAASLANIFSGLAALYYIHTNLQGTTSTKTNR from the coding sequence ATGAAACGCAAAGATTTAACTCAAGGCCCTGTTTCTGGTCATATCATTAAGCTTGCCCTACCCATGATGGTAGGCGTCTTCTCAATTATGGTGTTTAATTTAATTGACACTTATTTTATTGGTCGCCTAGGGACGGATGCTTTAGCTGCCATCAGTTTTACCTTTCCTGTGGTGATGTTGGTGGGCAGCATTTCTTTTGGCATGACCATGGCCATGACCAGTATGATTTCTCGCTTGATGGGTGAGCAAAAAAGTCAAAAAATAAAGCAAACCGTTTCAGATTGTTTATGTTTTGCGCTGCTGATTGTCATGTTTATTTCTCTTCTAGGTCAACTCAGCTTGGATTGGGTTTTTGAAAGTTTGGGAGCCAAAGATCATTTAATGCCACTGATTCGTGATTACATGCAGATCTGGTATTACAGCATTATTTTCTTACTCATTCCCATGATGGGCAATGGTGCAATCCGCGGCTTGGGAGATACTTTGTTCCCAGCCATTGTGATGTTAGTTGCGGCCTTGGTCAATGCTATTTTTGATCCCATTTTAATTTTTGGTCATTTTGGCTTTCCAGCTTATGGCATCAAAGGTGCCGCTTATGCCACCATCATTTCTAGAATTTTTACGCTCATTGCCGGGCTTATAGTTTTGCATTACCGAGAAAAATTGTTGGTGAGACCGTTTAAAAATATGCAAGAAAGTCTGGGCCATGTCCATGACTTGATTCGTTTAGGGATTCCTGCTGCTTTAAACAATATGATTGGCCCAATATCCATTGCCATCATTACTAAAATGATTGCCCAATATGGTCCTGAAGCCATTGCCGGTTTTGGTGTGGCTTCAAAAGTAGAGTCCTTTGTTACCATTCCATTGATGGGTATTGCTGCTGGTCTTGGTCCTTATGCGGGACAAAACTACGGCGCGCATCTTATTAATCGTCTAAAACAAGGCATTACTTTTGCCAATAAAAGCTCAACTGTAACTCTTCTACTCATGGGATCCATCTGCGTTATTTTTGCCAAAAACATCAGCCAGTTTTTTAGCAACAATGCTGCCGTTATTGATAGCGCTTCAACATACATGCAATGGGTTGCTTTGAGTTATATTTTCTTGAGTTTTCTGGCCAACACCAACTCTTCTTTGATTTCCATGGGAAAACCAAAGCTTGCCTTGTGGATCACCATTTTAAGAACCCTGATTTTTTATATTCCCTTGGCTTATGTTTTAAGCTCTATCTTTGAGCTCAATGGCATTTATTATGCGGCAAGCTTGGCCAATATTTTTTCTGGCTTGGCTGCGCTTTATTATATCCATACAAACTTGCAAGGCACCACAAGTACAAAAACAAATAGATGA
- a CDS encoding MarC family protein — protein MSTFNFVIITISSLLSAVNPLGASMFFVSHPHVSSSRLTQKLMAKKASLSVFVILLLFSICGELVFKLVGITLNAFQIAGGVFVFGVALDMLKGKHVRAKTLPEEQADALEEEDISIIPLAMPLLAGPAAITMVVVMKSKAYSAFEAGSVYFSIAFVSLFTYLVLRYSHILLKKIKPSGIRVVNRVMGLLIAAIAVQLVLNGLSQAFPEANSIISIVR, from the coding sequence ATGTCGACATTTAATTTTGTTATCATTACGATATCCAGTTTGTTGTCCGCGGTTAATCCATTGGGAGCATCGATGTTTTTTGTTTCGCATCCACATGTATCTTCCTCGAGGTTAACTCAAAAGTTAATGGCCAAAAAAGCCAGTTTGAGTGTTTTTGTTATTTTATTGCTGTTTTCAATCTGTGGTGAACTGGTTTTTAAGCTGGTGGGAATTACACTCAATGCATTTCAAATTGCTGGCGGTGTTTTTGTATTTGGCGTTGCGCTAGATATGCTTAAAGGTAAACACGTTAGAGCCAAAACTTTGCCTGAAGAACAAGCGGATGCTTTGGAAGAAGAGGATATTTCCATTATTCCATTGGCCATGCCTCTTTTGGCTGGGCCGGCCGCCATTACCATGGTGGTGGTGATGAAATCGAAAGCTTACAGTGCCTTTGAAGCCGGGTCAGTATATTTTTCAATAGCATTTGTCAGTTTATTTACATATTTGGTTTTACGCTATTCGCATATTTTACTGAAAAAAATTAAACCTTCTGGAATTAGAGTAGTGAATCGAGTGATGGGCCTGTTGATTGCTGCTATTGCTGTACAGTTGGTGCTCAATGGTCTAAGTCAAGCCTTTCCAGAAGCAAACAGCATTATCAGTATTGTTCGCTAA
- a CDS encoding DUF4430 domain-containing protein, with product MSFKVYQDKLTKAHYIAKTQFMTSALHQLKQLALIFMLSIAFSSCDQLKDMLGKKPVMTDAESVDLVTPKFVQQFNELKDQPGIQIALVIDPKDQGSAFFEIVSFDQNTLTAYDVLEKAHIEKQYHPGYKKPEVLVLSLNGVTRKKINGRAHDWAFFYLENKQWKLSPKGIGNYELKDGDMIGFSFSSWKNINGEFKPEKTPLDLFKQKP from the coding sequence ATGTCTTTTAAGGTTTATCAAGACAAATTGACTAAGGCACACTATATTGCTAAAACTCAATTCATGACATCAGCCCTTCATCAACTGAAACAGCTCGCTTTAATTTTCATGCTATCCATAGCTTTCTCCAGCTGTGATCAACTTAAGGATATGTTAGGTAAAAAACCAGTTATGACGGATGCTGAGTCTGTTGACCTCGTTACACCAAAATTTGTTCAACAGTTCAACGAATTAAAAGATCAACCCGGAATCCAAATAGCCTTGGTGATTGATCCAAAAGATCAGGGATCGGCTTTTTTTGAGATTGTTAGTTTTGACCAAAACACGCTTACTGCTTATGATGTTTTAGAAAAAGCCCATATAGAAAAACAATACCATCCAGGCTATAAAAAACCTGAAGTGCTTGTTTTATCGCTAAACGGTGTGACGCGTAAAAAAATTAACGGTCGTGCCCATGATTGGGCTTTCTTTTATTTGGAAAACAAGCAATGGAAGCTTTCTCCCAAAGGCATAGGAAACTATGAACTCAAAGATGGCGACATGATAGGCTTTTCATTTTCTAGCTGGAAAAACATCAACGGCGAATTCAAACCTGAAAAAACTCCTCTTGATCTTTTCAAGCAAAAACCTTAA
- a CDS encoding divalent-cation tolerance protein CutA gives MSNTSTRIVMSSFPSLAVAKKVARIVVQEKLCACIQIQSPMTSVYTWKGTLEESREFMVYFKTLSHLEKKLYQRIKDHHPYDCPEIISIAASNVDENYQQWMKNTCLK, from the coding sequence ATGAGCAACACTTCAACACGCATTGTTATGAGCAGTTTTCCTTCTTTGGCTGTTGCCAAAAAAGTTGCGCGTATTGTTGTGCAAGAAAAACTTTGTGCTTGCATACAAATTCAAAGCCCAATGACCTCCGTCTATACTTGGAAAGGTACGCTTGAAGAAAGCCGGGAGTTCATGGTTTACTTTAAAACTTTATCGCATTTAGAAAAAAAGCTATATCAACGGATAAAAGATCATCATCCCTACGATTGCCCTGAAATTATAAGCATAGCAGCCAGCAATGTGGATGAAAACTATCAACAATGGATGAAAAACACATGCCTGAAATGA
- a CDS encoding ATP-dependent 6-phosphofructokinase: MDEKHMPEMKKNLNIGLITGGGDCPGLNNAIMGLVKASESHGHRVTGFYRSWNGLIENQYLKLNSDAVDGIGHMGGTILKSAKSFPLNSQEKLDAIANTIKEHALDVLVIIGGDSTLYVAKQIHEKLNIPIMGIPKTIDNDIPHNDYSIGFMTAVETVCQSIEQVKTSAKSHSRAMVVEIMGRHTGHLTAYAGLASGCDIILVPEHPMRLDKLKKDIERRFNSSKKYLLIAVAEGAILLDEKDKPIQLFEHDESFKGMSEKGSIRYGGIAEYISDWINSFVDWDARHLVLGHVQRGGSPNAMDRILAFSLGAKTAELIGQQKFNQILGYMNGHITHTPFDEVFANNKEQQKPLPESFYRLCNLNTF, from the coding sequence ATGGATGAAAAACACATGCCTGAAATGAAAAAAAATTTAAACATTGGCCTTATCACCGGTGGAGGCGACTGCCCAGGGCTTAACAATGCCATTATGGGTCTGGTCAAAGCCAGCGAAAGCCATGGACATCGAGTAACTGGATTTTATCGTTCATGGAATGGCTTGATTGAAAATCAATATCTTAAATTAAACTCAGATGCTGTCGACGGTATTGGTCACATGGGAGGCACCATTTTAAAAAGTGCCAAAAGCTTTCCTTTAAACTCCCAAGAAAAATTGGATGCCATTGCCAACACAATTAAAGAACATGCTTTAGATGTCTTGGTTATTATTGGTGGCGACAGCACCTTGTATGTAGCCAAACAAATTCATGAAAAACTCAATATCCCTATCATGGGCATCCCCAAAACCATTGACAATGATATCCCTCACAATGATTACAGCATTGGTTTTATGACCGCTGTAGAAACCGTTTGTCAGAGCATTGAGCAAGTTAAAACCAGTGCTAAAAGTCATAGTCGCGCTATGGTTGTAGAAATCATGGGCAGGCATACCGGCCATTTAACCGCTTATGCTGGCTTGGCCTCGGGCTGTGACATTATTCTGGTTCCTGAACACCCTATGCGCCTGGATAAACTTAAAAAAGACATTGAACGCCGCTTTAACAGCTCAAAAAAATATTTGCTCATTGCCGTTGCTGAAGGCGCCATTCTTCTCGATGAAAAAGATAAGCCGATACAACTCTTTGAACACGATGAAAGCTTTAAAGGCATGAGTGAAAAAGGCAGCATACGCTACGGGGGTATTGCTGAATATATAAGCGATTGGATCAACAGCTTTGTTGATTGGGATGCACGACACTTGGTTTTGGGGCATGTTCAGCGTGGCGGAAGTCCAAATGCCATGGATAGAATCTTGGCGTTTTCATTGGGCGCAAAAACAGCTGAACTAATAGGTCAACAAAAATTCAACCAAATCTTGGGCTATATGAATGGTCATATTACTCATACCCCTTTTGATGAAGTCTTTGCCAACAACAAAGAACAGCAAAAACCCTTGCCTGAAAGTTTTTACAGACTGTGCAACCTTAACACTTTTTAA
- a CDS encoding helix-turn-helix transcriptional regulator, which translates to MNSSQDICPIRACAKIISRAWALEIIYHLSHGPLFYGKLKTALNNISDKVLTTRLKEFESEFIVKRKVIPCKPPKVEYSLGPVGKDLVPLFQSMTKIGKKLNKRK; encoded by the coding sequence ATGAATTCTTCACAAGACATTTGTCCCATCCGCGCATGTGCAAAAATTATTTCGAGGGCTTGGGCATTAGAGATTATTTACCATCTTAGTCATGGGCCTTTGTTTTATGGAAAACTTAAAACAGCCTTAAATAACATTTCTGATAAAGTGCTGACCACACGTTTAAAAGAATTTGAATCTGAATTTATTGTTAAACGTAAAGTTATTCCCTGCAAACCCCCTAAAGTAGAATACAGCCTGGGACCTGTGGGCAAAGATTTAGTTCCGCTTTTTCAATCCATGACTAAAATTGGTAAAAAGCTGAATAAGAGAAAATAA
- a CDS encoding alpha/beta hydrolase: MPKIKLKTGINMYYELHGQGESYLVLNAGLSADHGIWQEVVDDLKQSFRVLIFDNRGTGQSETPDEPYSVKMLARDTLALMDVLEIKKTYFLGHSMGAAIAQEICLNYPEKIVKAILLSSYDQISDVSKFHIDSIFKLQENNINSNLILETVLPWLFGSKVLSDQVLLEHEKNRMINKEYPQSSIGLKHQVNALNTYKIGKENLKKIDVETLVLVGEEDRLTPLRHSEILNQEIPKARLKIYPNCGHMVQLEEPKKLVEDIKQFFC; encoded by the coding sequence ATGCCAAAGATTAAGCTTAAAACTGGAATCAATATGTATTATGAGCTGCATGGTCAGGGTGAATCATATTTGGTTTTAAATGCCGGCTTAAGTGCGGATCATGGAATTTGGCAAGAAGTTGTTGATGATTTAAAGCAGAGTTTTCGTGTTTTGATTTTTGATAACCGTGGTACAGGCCAATCAGAAACACCTGATGAACCTTATTCAGTTAAGATGTTGGCCAGAGACACATTGGCGTTGATGGATGTTTTAGAGATCAAAAAGACTTATTTTCTTGGACATTCTATGGGGGCAGCGATTGCACAAGAGATTTGTCTAAATTATCCAGAAAAAATTGTAAAAGCTATTTTATTATCGTCATATGACCAAATCTCAGATGTTTCCAAGTTTCATATTGATTCAATTTTTAAGCTTCAAGAAAATAATATAAATTCAAACTTAATTCTTGAAACAGTGTTGCCTTGGCTATTTGGCAGTAAAGTTTTGTCTGATCAAGTTCTATTAGAACATGAAAAAAATAGAATGATCAATAAAGAGTATCCACAAAGCAGTATTGGTTTAAAACATCAAGTCAATGCTTTAAATACATATAAAATCGGTAAAGAAAATTTAAAAAAGATTGATGTAGAAACTTTAGTTCTTGTTGGAGAAGAAGATAGATTAACGCCATTAAGGCATAGTGAAATTTTAAATCAAGAGATTCCAAAAGCACGGTTGAAAATTTACCCAAACTGTGGCCATATGGTCCAATTAGAAGAACCAAAAAAATTAGTTGAAGATATTAAACAATTTTTTTGTTAA
- a CDS encoding DUF5698 domain-containing protein, protein MDMLLEQLDTIDYITPVLIFFARLLDMTLDTVRVIYVTRGEKYTAATLGFFQTLIWVFAISQVIANLGGFLNAFAYAAGFSAGTFVGIYVEGKLALGKVMLRLVTRKNSDELVSVLEQEGYGYTVSKGNGHHGEVSIIYIVVVKKLLKECMDLIRQYHPRSFISVSEVKEAQEDIMPPYKRYSTGFSWMQMWKR, encoded by the coding sequence ATGGATATGTTGTTAGAGCAGTTAGATACAATTGATTACATAACACCGGTACTGATCTTTTTTGCGCGTCTTTTAGATATGACCTTGGATACTGTCAGAGTGATTTATGTTACTCGAGGTGAAAAATACACAGCGGCAACATTGGGGTTTTTTCAAACACTGATTTGGGTTTTTGCCATATCTCAAGTGATAGCCAATTTAGGTGGTTTTCTCAATGCCTTTGCGTATGCCGCAGGATTTTCTGCGGGTACATTTGTTGGGATATATGTTGAAGGAAAACTTGCCCTGGGCAAGGTAATGCTCAGGTTGGTAACGCGAAAAAACTCAGATGAGTTGGTCAGTGTTTTAGAACAGGAAGGCTATGGTTATACGGTTTCTAAAGGAAACGGTCATCATGGTGAGGTAAGTATTATTTATATTGTTGTGGTGAAAAAGCTTTTGAAGGAATGCATGGATTTGATTCGGCAATATCATCCAAGATCGTTTATTTCAGTGAGTGAGGTAAAGGAGGCACAAGAAGATATCATGCCACCTTATAAAAGATATTCTACTGGGTTTTCTTGGATGCAAATGTGGAAACGCTAG
- a CDS encoding nitroreductase family protein has protein sequence MSQRKSHSRKLKKQFINRWSPRSFMHKDVEIAELEALFEAARWAPSCFNEQPWMFVYAKKQDDLKRMQSILNDANQVWANHAPVLIAVFARKNFSSTGQENDWAAFDAGAAWMSMALQAQAMGMICHSMGGFKANEIYDVLNVDQEEYQAMSVIAVGYQGDKENLPENLREKEEPNQRRPVEAFTFEGTF, from the coding sequence ATGAGTCAAAGAAAAAGTCACAGCAGAAAATTAAAAAAACAGTTTATCAATCGTTGGTCACCTCGGTCTTTCATGCATAAGGATGTAGAGATAGCAGAGCTAGAAGCATTATTTGAAGCAGCTCGCTGGGCACCTTCTTGTTTTAACGAGCAACCCTGGATGTTTGTTTATGCCAAAAAGCAAGACGATTTAAAACGCATGCAGTCTATTTTGAATGATGCCAATCAGGTTTGGGCCAATCATGCACCGGTACTTATTGCAGTGTTTGCAAGGAAAAACTTTAGTTCTACTGGGCAGGAAAATGATTGGGCAGCTTTTGATGCGGGCGCTGCTTGGATGTCCATGGCTTTGCAAGCACAGGCTATGGGTATGATATGCCACTCTATGGGAGGCTTTAAAGCCAATGAAATTTATGATGTTCTTAATGTTGATCAAGAAGAGTATCAGGCCATGTCGGTTATTGCTGTAGGTTATCAAGGGGATAAAGAAAATTTACCAGAAAACTTACGTGAAAAAGAAGAGCCTAACCAGCGTCGACCCGTAGAAGCATTCACTTTTGAAGGGACGTTTTAA
- a CDS encoding sulfur transferase domain-containing protein, translating into MQLTTPYVFNTESSQLCSGQISPQDVPILKQEGFSHVINLRGQDEMPSPLEEKNWFADTGIAYHHLSIANAGDLSKDKVKAFSDILDSIGSEKTLVHCGSSNRVGAMYALKAYWLDGKSKEESLSIGQKAGLTSLKDTVVSLMN; encoded by the coding sequence ATGCAATTAACAACACCATATGTTTTCAATACAGAGTCTTCTCAACTATGTTCTGGCCAAATCTCTCCCCAGGACGTACCCATCTTAAAACAAGAAGGCTTTTCTCATGTGATTAATTTAAGAGGTCAGGATGAAATGCCATCCCCGCTAGAAGAAAAAAATTGGTTTGCTGATACGGGTATTGCCTACCATCACCTTAGTATTGCCAATGCCGGTGATTTATCAAAAGACAAAGTCAAAGCCTTTTCGGATATTTTAGACAGTATTGGATCAGAAAAAACCTTGGTTCACTGCGGTAGTTCTAACCGTGTTGGTGCTATGTATGCGCTCAAAGCATATTGGTTGGATGGTAAAAGCAAAGAAGAAAGTTTAAGCATAGGCCAAAAAGCGGGCTTAACAAGCTTAAAAGATACCGTTGTAAGCTTAATGAATTAA